A window from Streptomyces sp. NBC_00335 encodes these proteins:
- a CDS encoding ABC transporter ATP-binding protein yields MNTAAIAARHRTLLGTGILLGVAGTAATLLQPLLIGDLIEAVALDRSPVWPIVLIASLFVADAALAAGHFYLIGRAGENMVLDMRTTLTGRLLHSRLGAFHRLEHGDVFTRTVADTSVARIALSSSLSQIITSALTTIGCIAVMAWIDWQMLLVTAGCLGVASAVALGLARAVRAAAVTNREDTSDFGSGLLRVLGALTTVKASRAEAREAEHIGELADAARRSGIRVTRLTALLMPSMNVGTQVSLAVVIAWGMARTATGELPIEDLTAFIMYLFYLVSPLVMLFMSLGELQQGRAAVDRVRELAAIEQEQASAQEQASARGQVSAQERGSVPGSQPGPEPGQRPEAAGAIEFREVSFRHHGAAAPTLDGISFTLPPTGVTAVVGPSGAGKTTLFQLIERFHAPDRGSIHLGGTDTAALPLDELRARIGLVEQESPLMRGTVRENLTYARPDATEAEMAEAIRAAHLDQVVEALPQGLDTPLGEGGTGLSGGQRQRLAIARALLTRPDLLLLDEATAHLDADAEAALRQTIAEVGTRCHVLTIAHRLSATIDADRILVVEDGRLRARGSHTDLMDRDPTYRRLTTRQLAPAAEGPAR; encoded by the coding sequence GTGAACACCGCGGCGATCGCGGCCCGGCACCGTACGCTCCTGGGCACCGGCATCCTGCTGGGCGTGGCCGGCACGGCCGCCACCCTGCTCCAGCCCCTGCTCATCGGCGACCTGATCGAGGCCGTCGCCCTGGATCGCTCGCCGGTCTGGCCGATCGTCCTCATCGCGAGCCTGTTCGTGGCCGACGCGGCCCTGGCCGCCGGGCACTTCTACCTGATCGGGCGGGCCGGCGAGAACATGGTTCTCGACATGCGGACCACCCTCACCGGCCGGCTGCTGCACTCCCGGCTGGGAGCCTTCCACCGGCTCGAACACGGCGACGTGTTCACCCGTACCGTCGCCGACACCTCGGTGGCCCGGATCGCGCTGTCCTCCTCGCTGTCCCAGATCATCACCTCGGCCCTCACCACCATCGGCTGCATCGCGGTGATGGCCTGGATCGACTGGCAGATGCTCCTGGTCACCGCCGGCTGCCTCGGCGTCGCCTCCGCCGTCGCCCTCGGCCTGGCCCGCGCGGTCCGGGCCGCCGCCGTCACCAACCGGGAGGACACCAGCGACTTCGGCTCCGGTCTGCTGCGCGTCCTGGGCGCCCTGACCACGGTGAAGGCATCCCGCGCCGAAGCCCGCGAAGCCGAACACATCGGCGAACTGGCCGACGCCGCCCGCCGCAGCGGCATCCGGGTGACCCGGCTGACGGCCCTGCTGATGCCCTCGATGAACGTGGGCACCCAGGTCTCCCTGGCCGTGGTCATCGCCTGGGGCATGGCCCGCACCGCCACCGGAGAACTCCCCATCGAAGACCTCACGGCCTTCATCATGTACCTGTTCTACCTGGTCAGCCCGCTGGTCATGCTCTTCATGTCGCTGGGCGAACTCCAGCAGGGCCGCGCCGCGGTGGACCGCGTCCGGGAACTGGCTGCCATAGAGCAGGAGCAGGCCTCGGCGCAGGAGCAGGCCTCGGCACGGGGACAGGTCTCGGCACAGGAACGGGGATCGGTGCCGGGGTCCCAGCCGGGACCGGAGCCGGGACAGCGCCCGGAAGCGGCCGGAGCCATCGAATTCAGGGAGGTGTCGTTCCGGCACCACGGGGCGGCCGCCCCCACCCTCGACGGCATCTCCTTCACCCTCCCCCCGACCGGCGTCACCGCGGTCGTCGGCCCCTCCGGAGCCGGCAAGACCACCCTCTTCCAGCTGATCGAACGCTTCCACGCCCCCGACCGGGGCAGCATCCACCTCGGCGGCACCGACACCGCGGCCCTCCCCCTGGACGAACTCCGCGCCAGGATCGGCCTGGTGGAACAGGAGTCCCCGCTGATGCGCGGCACCGTACGGGAGAACCTCACCTACGCCCGCCCCGATGCCACCGAGGCCGAGATGGCCGAGGCGATACGCGCCGCCCACCTCGACCAGGTCGTCGAAGCCCTCCCGCAGGGCCTGGACACCCCCCTCGGCGAAGGCGGCACCGGACTGTCCGGCGGCCAGCGCCAGCGCCTGGCGATCGCCCGCGCCCTGCTCACCCGCCCCGACCTGCTCCTCCTCGACGAGGCCACCGCCCACCTGGACGCCGACGCCGAAGCCGCCCTCCGGCAGACCATCGCCGAGGTCGGCACCCGCTGCCACGTCCTCACCATCGCGCACCGGCTCTCCGCCACCATCGACGCGGACCGCATCCTGGTGGTCGAGGACGGCCGCCTCCGCGCCCGCGGCTCACACACCGATCTGATGGACCGGGATCCCACCTACCGCCGCCTCACCACCCGCCAACTGGCCCCCGCAGCCGAAGGGCCGGCCCGTTGA
- a CDS encoding class I SAM-dependent DNA methyltransferase, protein MAGAVEDIGYGTQFASWYHRIFPTDASVAAVADTLAALHPDPGSGTLELGVGTGRIALPLAERTGPVTGVDSSPEMLDLLARTPGPGPGSNRAEVTGIHGDIRTYTDDRRYGLVYAVCGVLSMLLTPQDQQAMFRRAADLLTPGGRLVVETGNRPAVEALHEGRSRITLFTPYSEPGTGLQTHSTLPPGSDLWQCSHIWYESDGSTRVGTELSRPITPDEADAQALAVGLVPEGRYSGWDLSPYDERFPLFLTTYLKGA, encoded by the coding sequence ATGGCCGGCGCAGTCGAGGACATCGGCTACGGAACGCAGTTCGCGTCCTGGTACCACCGCATATTCCCCACGGACGCGAGCGTGGCAGCCGTCGCCGACACCCTCGCCGCCCTCCACCCCGACCCCGGGTCCGGCACCCTCGAACTCGGCGTGGGCACCGGCCGGATCGCCCTCCCGCTGGCCGAGCGCACCGGCCCGGTCACCGGGGTGGACTCCTCCCCGGAGATGCTCGACCTGCTGGCCCGGACCCCCGGCCCCGGCCCCGGCAGCAACCGTGCCGAAGTCACCGGAATCCACGGAGACATCCGCACCTACACCGACGACCGCCGGTACGGCCTCGTCTACGCCGTGTGCGGAGTCCTGTCGATGCTGCTGACCCCCCAGGACCAGCAGGCCATGTTCCGCCGGGCGGCCGACCTGCTCACCCCCGGCGGCCGGCTGGTCGTCGAGACGGGCAACCGGCCGGCCGTGGAAGCCCTCCACGAGGGCCGGTCACGCATCACCCTCTTCACCCCGTACTCCGAGCCGGGTACCGGACTGCAGACCCACTCCACCCTGCCCCCCGGATCCGACCTCTGGCAGTGCTCCCACATCTGGTACGAATCCGACGGAAGCACCCGGGTCGGCACCGAACTGTCCCGGCCGATCACCCCCGATGAAGCGGACGCCCAGGCTCTGGCCGTCGGACTGGTCCCGGAGGGCCGCTACAGCGGCTGGGACCTGTCCCCGTACGACGAGCGGTTCCCGCTCTTCCTCACCACCTATCTGAAAGGGGCCTGA